In Acipenser ruthenus chromosome 53, fAciRut3.2 maternal haplotype, whole genome shotgun sequence, the following proteins share a genomic window:
- the LOC117432923 gene encoding golgin subfamily A member 6-like protein 22: MATAGFDPDTERGIMAAEQEAEETVSQELHSPSELRIVLLGRECTGTSEAGNTILGGEEGSARFSGSAEMRECEKKTGEVAGRRITVINTPEILDTVQVEIERCVSLSAPGPHTFLLVIPVYPKEMIDARREYLIKQDCKPFYKVRELFGERAVRNMMILFTCGDYLRSRTIEQYIEEVGEELQQLVEKCGNRYHVLNNRNMSYHTQVTQLLDKIDNMVKGSGGCYIPNEIYQQVEKMIRLKEQELNEKHRHELCTKEEEMSRKEVEMKQKYEEEQCRKEEEMKQKYEEEQKRREEELMEKLKKETKEDELEKDPEKSKMPVRRRNSIVAVRPTMSGGEGEAPLADNQAPPSPPEMRMVLLGKTGAGKSAAGNTILGREEFRSEACSSAVTRECEKRKGQVAGRRVAVIDTPELSQDKHQIRSCVSLSAPGPHAFLLVIPVGRFTEEERRAVETVQEIFSEEAVRRYMMLLFTHSDKLKGKTIEDYIQTGSKELQQLVEKCGNRYHVLNNEDRSDRTQVTQLLDKIDNMVKGNNNSYYTSEMYQQAEAKIRQRQEEILKEEEETILREEEELRAKNLKELENTKRKMSLEMQKQDEKIKELEERIGELEEELRKKQGENHRIKLEEELRRKREERERAEREKEDCMEKGEREREEYEEKQRREIEAVRQRYEEIIRPEAERANEFISTYEKPAEARGERAALEAVMSAVAGVMREGAEVGTVLYTLTRAIREETGLGAVMHAVREAIRGGPAQRAVIREVAGALREGVAIGAVLHTVAEAIEAAPQETSQEQ, encoded by the exons AGCGGGGAATCATGGCTGCAGAACAAGAGGCTGAAGAAACTGTTTCTCAAGAGCTGCACAGCCCCTCTGAGCTGAGGATCGTGCTGCTTGGGAGAGAGTGCACTGGGACGAGTGaagcaggaaacaccatcctgggcggAGAGGAGGGTAGCGCTCGATTCAGCGGCTCTGCAGAaatgagggagtgtgagaagaaAACAGGAGAAGTGGCTGGGAGACGGATCACTGTGATCAACACTCCAGAAATTTTAGACACAGTCCAGGTCGAGATTGAgagatgtgtttctctctctgccccgggaccccacactttcctcctggtgataccgGTGTATCCAAAAGAAATGATTGATGCTCGTCGTGAGTACCTAATAAAACAGGATTGCAAACCCTTTTATAAAGTGCGGGAGCTGTttggtgagagagctgtgaggaacATGATGATCCTTTTCACCTGTGGGGATTATCTGAGAAGCAGGACAATTGAGCAGTACATTGAAGAAGTTGGTGAGGAGCTGCAGCAActtgttgagaaatgtgggaacaggtatcatgtcCTCAACAATAGGAACATGAGTTATCacactcaggtcacacagctcctggacaagatagacaacatggtgaagggaAGTGGAGGCTGCTACATCCCAAATGAGATATACCAGCAGGTAGAAAAAATGATTAGACTAAAGGAACAGGAGCTGAATGAGAAACACAGACATGAACTGTGCACAAAAGAAGAGGAAATGAGCAGGAAAGAAgtggagatgaaacagaaatatgaggaggaacagtgtaggaaagaagaggagatgaaacagaaatatgaggaggaacagaagaggagagaagaggagctgaTGGAAAAGTTGAAGAAGGAAACGAAGGAGGATGAGCTGGAGAAAGACCCAGAGAAATCCAAGATGCCTGTCAGGAGAAGGAACAGCATTGTAGCAGTCCGCCCTACCA tgtcTGGAGGTGAAGGAGAAGCTCCCCTTGCAGATAACCAAGCGCCTCCCAGTCCCCCTGAGATGAGGATGGTGCTGCTTGGGAAGACTGGGGCTgggaagagtgcagcaggaaacaccatcctgggcaggGAGGAGTTTAGATCTGAAGCCTGCTCCTCTGCAGTaacgagggagtgtgagaagagaaaagGACAAGTGGCTGGGAGGCGTGTTGCTGTGATCGACACTCCAGAGCTCTCTCAGGACAAACACCAGATTAGgagctgtgtttctctgtctgccccgggaccccacgctttcctcctggtgataccggtgggccgattcacagaggaagagaggagagcagtGGAGACAGTCCAGGAGATATTCAGTGAGGAGGCTGTGAGGAGGTACATGATGCTCCttttcacacacagtgacaaacttAAAGGCAAGACCATTGAGGATTATATTCAGACAGGGAGCAAggagctccagcagcttgttgagaaatgtggaaacaggtatcatgttctcaacaatGAGGACAGGAGCGatcgcactcaggtcacacagctcctggacaagatagacaacatggtgaagggaAACAACAACAGCTACTATACCAGTGAGATGTACCAGCAAGCAGAGGCAAAGATCAGACAAAGACAAGAGGAGATACTGAAGGAGGAGGAAGAGACAATATTGAGGGAGGAAGAGGAACTGAGGGCAAAGAACCTGAAAGAACTGGAGAACACGAAAAGGAAGATGAGCTTGGAAATGCAGAAACAAGATGAGAAGATCAAAGAGCTGGAGGAGAGGATTGGAGAGCTGGAGGAAGAGCTGAGGAAAAAACAGGGAGAGAATCACAGGATCAAACTGGAGGAAGAgctgaggagaaagagagaggagagagaaagggcAGAGCGAGAGAAGGAGGATTGCatggagaagggggagagagagagggaagagtacgaggagaaacagaggagagagatagaggcAGTCAGGCAACGCTATGAGGAAATCATTAGACCAGAAGCAGAGAGAGCCAATGAGTTTATAAGCACATATGAAAAACCAGCTGAAGCGAGAGGAGAAAGGGCAGCACTAGAGGCAGTGATGAGTGCAGTAGCAGGAGTAATGAGAGAAGGGGCTGAGGTAGGGACAGTATTATACACATTAACCAGAGCAATAAGAGAAGAGACAGGACTAGGGGCAGTAATGCATGCTGTAAGAGAAGCAATAAGAGGAGGACCAGCTCAAAGGGCAGTGATCAGAGAAGTAGCAGGAGCACTGAGAGAAGGGGTTGCGATCGGGGCAGTATTGCATACAGTAGCAGAAGCAATAGAGGCAGCACCACAGGAAACCAGTCAAGAACAGTAA